The genome window TCAGAGGGTCGGCGGCTCGCTGCCCGGGGCCCTGCCAGGTCTCGTACGCGAAGCCCTCGCGCACCCAGTACTCGAAGCCGCCCAGCATCTCCTTGACCCGGAAGCCCAGTTCGGCGAGGGCGAGGGCCGCGCGCGTCGCGCCGTTGCAGCCCGGGCCCCAGCAGTAGGTGACCACCGGCACCGCCCTGTCGAGGAGTTGCTCGGCATGTTCCGGGATGAGCGCGGTGGGCAGGTGCACCGCGCCGGGGATGTGGCCCTGGTCCCAGGC of Streptomyces cynarae contains these proteins:
- a CDS encoding rhodanese-like domain-containing protein, which encodes MTTENPVLRVPPAAPATAAAHFRASLAFHADVSDVAAALTAGGDPGFVLLDSRSTAAWDQGHIPGAVHLPTALIPEHAEQLLDRAVPVVTYCWGPGCNGATRAALALAELGFRVKEMLGGFEYWVREGFAYETWQGPGQRAADPLTAPVQDADCGC